From Streptomyces sp. TLI_105, the proteins below share one genomic window:
- a CDS encoding alpha/beta hydrolase gives MSSEGEGRFHMVDVSSLTSVHHRLPRRAMLRTDDGVRIEAVYEPSRASVTDTAVVLAHGFTGAADRPAVRRAAGVLAERGAAVVTFSFRGHGRSGGRSTVGDREVLDLSAAVRWARDLGHARVATLGFSMGGSVVLRQAALERGTEARADAVAAVSAPARWYYRGTAPMRRLHWVVTRPAGRLVGRYGFGTRIDSRAWDPVPLSPVEAVPLIAPTPLLIVHGDRDAYFPLDHPRMLAAAGDAELWLERGMGHAENAADEKLLARLGDWLTRA, from the coding sequence ATGAGTTCCGAGGGAGAGGGCCGATTTCACATGGTGGATGTTTCCTCGCTCACTTCCGTCCATCACCGGCTGCCCCGGCGCGCCATGCTGCGTACCGATGACGGTGTCCGGATCGAGGCGGTTTACGAACCCTCACGGGCAAGTGTCACCGATACGGCGGTGGTCCTCGCCCACGGCTTCACCGGGGCGGCCGACCGGCCCGCCGTCCGGCGGGCCGCCGGCGTCCTCGCGGAGCGCGGCGCGGCCGTCGTCACCTTCTCCTTCCGCGGGCACGGCCGCTCCGGCGGCCGCTCCACCGTCGGCGACCGGGAGGTCCTCGACCTGTCCGCCGCCGTCCGCTGGGCCCGTGACCTCGGCCACGCGCGCGTGGCGACGCTCGGCTTCTCCATGGGCGGCTCCGTGGTCCTGCGCCAGGCGGCCCTGGAGCGGGGGACGGAGGCCCGCGCCGACGCGGTGGCCGCCGTGTCCGCGCCCGCCCGGTGGTACTACCGGGGCACGGCCCCGATGCGCCGCCTCCACTGGGTGGTCACCCGGCCGGCGGGCCGCCTCGTCGGCCGGTACGGCTTCGGCACCCGGATCGACAGCAGGGCCTGGGACCCCGTGCCCCTGTCTCCCGTGGAGGCGGTCCCGCTGATCGCGCCGACCCCGCTGCTGATCGTGCACGGCGACCGCGACGCGTACTTCCCGCTCGACCACCCGCGCATGCTGGCCGCCGCGGGCGACGCGGAGCTCTGGCTGGAGCGGGGCATGGGCCACGCCGAGAACGCGGCCGACGAAAAGCTGCTCGCCCGGCTGGGGGACTGGCTCACGCGCGCGTAG
- a CDS encoding cell wall metabolism sensor histidine kinase WalK, with amino-acid sequence MTGPLRTTGPRGIPLRNWFRSRPLRSRLALLTAAAVAFAVAAVSLACWFVTRAQLENELDSSLRSTRLDANGVQSLLAMCRQGTTPPPVAGSYTVQVILADGGVCTSGEAAIPAGAGDLAVARGQLDDVLHTVKDDAGREMRVYTYPQDGPVGLAVSVARPLSEIDNSMSTLRWVLLLVSGIGVVGAGAAGLWVARTGLEPVNRLTDAVEHVAATEDLTVRIPVEGEDEIARLSRSFNAMTAALASSRDRQAQLIADAGHELRTPLTSLRTNVELLARSEETGRAIPPDDRRALMASVKAQMTELAALIGDLQELARPDAVQPGPLEVVPLHTILRTALDRARLRGPELTFVTDLAPWYVRAEAPALERALVNVLDNAVKFSPPRGTVEVSLMRGELTVRDHGPGIAPDELPHVFDRFWRSPSARSLPGSGLGLSIVARTVRQAGGAVSLEPAEGGGTVARLRLPGAPTPPPAL; translated from the coding sequence GTGACGGGCCCCCTGAGGACGACCGGTCCCCGTGGAATCCCGCTGAGGAACTGGTTCCGCTCGCGGCCGCTGCGCTCGCGCCTCGCGCTGCTCACCGCGGCCGCCGTGGCGTTCGCGGTGGCGGCCGTCTCGCTGGCCTGCTGGTTCGTGACGCGGGCGCAGCTGGAGAACGAGCTGGACTCCTCGCTGCGCAGCACCCGCCTGGACGCGAACGGCGTGCAGAGCCTGCTGGCGATGTGCCGCCAGGGCACGACGCCGCCGCCGGTGGCGGGCTCGTACACGGTGCAGGTCATCCTCGCCGACGGCGGCGTGTGCACCTCCGGCGAGGCCGCGATCCCCGCCGGGGCCGGCGACCTCGCGGTGGCGCGCGGGCAGCTGGACGACGTCCTGCACACGGTGAAGGACGACGCCGGCCGGGAGATGCGGGTCTACACCTACCCGCAGGACGGCCCCGTCGGCCTCGCGGTCTCCGTCGCCCGGCCGCTCTCCGAGATCGACAACTCGATGTCCACGCTCCGCTGGGTGCTGCTCCTGGTCTCCGGGATCGGCGTCGTCGGCGCGGGCGCGGCCGGCCTGTGGGTCGCGCGGACCGGCCTCGAACCGGTGAACCGGCTGACCGACGCGGTCGAGCACGTCGCCGCGACCGAGGACCTGACCGTCCGCATCCCGGTGGAGGGCGAGGACGAGATCGCCCGTCTGTCGCGGTCCTTCAACGCGATGACGGCGGCGCTCGCGAGCTCCCGGGACCGGCAGGCGCAGCTCATCGCGGACGCGGGCCACGAACTGCGGACGCCCCTGACCTCCCTCCGCACGAACGTCGAGCTCCTCGCGCGCAGCGAGGAGACCGGCCGGGCGATCCCGCCGGACGACCGGCGGGCCCTGATGGCCTCGGTGAAGGCGCAGATGACGGAGCTGGCCGCGCTGATCGGCGACCTCCAGGAGCTGGCCCGCCCGGACGCGGTACAGCCGGGGCCCCTCGAGGTGGTGCCGCTCCACACGATCCTGCGGACGGCCCTGGACCGGGCTCGGCTGCGCGGCCCGGAGCTGACCTTCGTCACGGACCTCGCGCCCTGGTACGTACGGGCCGAGGCGCCGGCCCTCGAACGGGCCCTCGTGAACGTCCTGGACAACGCGGTGAAGTTCTCGCCGCCCCGGGGCACGGTCGAGGTGAGCCTGATGCGGGGCGAGCTGACCGTCCGCGACCACGGGCCCGGCATCGCCCCGGACGAGCTCCCGCACGTCTTCGACCGCTTCTGGCGCTCCCCGTCGGCCCGCAGTCTGCCGGGCTCGGGCCTGGGCCTGTCGATCGTGGCGCGTACGGTCCGCCAGGCGGGCGGCGCGGTGTCGCTGGAGCCGGCGGAGGGCGGCGGCACGGTGGCGAGGCTGCGGCTGCCGGGGGCGCCGACGCCACCGCCGGCGCTCTGA
- a CDS encoding alpha/beta fold hydrolase: MRKELTTVDGRTLSYLDFTPDSTGRPLLALHGHLSEGASFAHLAEALGPEWRVIALDQRGHGDSDRAPDYRREGYVADALALLDHLGLDRVVLAGHSLGAVNAYHLAATRPDRFTGLISIDTAAELPETGTSPLAFVLGLPYTAPTREELVAACGPLGPMIAPALRPHADGWRLPFHPQDTVDSETLVHGDHWAAWLASECPALLVHGTDSQVLTSEHAADMTARRPRTTLVELATDHFVQLKDPAGLEKAVREFLAGL, translated from the coding sequence ATGCGCAAGGAACTCACCACCGTCGACGGCCGTACCCTCTCCTACCTGGACTTCACTCCCGACAGCACCGGCCGCCCGCTGCTCGCCCTGCACGGCCACCTCTCCGAAGGTGCCTCCTTCGCCCACCTCGCCGAGGCCCTCGGTCCCGAGTGGCGAGTCATCGCCCTCGACCAGCGCGGCCACGGGGACTCCGACCGCGCTCCCGACTACCGCCGCGAGGGCTATGTCGCCGACGCCCTGGCCCTCCTCGACCACCTCGGCCTGGACCGCGTGGTCCTCGCCGGACACTCGCTCGGCGCGGTCAACGCGTACCACCTGGCCGCCACCCGGCCCGACCGCTTCACCGGTCTGATCTCGATCGACACCGCGGCCGAACTCCCCGAGACCGGCACCAGCCCGCTCGCCTTCGTGCTCGGCCTCCCCTACACCGCCCCCACCCGCGAGGAACTCGTCGCCGCCTGCGGCCCCCTCGGCCCGATGATCGCCCCCGCACTGCGCCCGCACGCCGACGGCTGGAGACTGCCCTTCCACCCCCAGGACACCGTGGACTCCGAGACCCTGGTCCACGGCGACCACTGGGCCGCCTGGCTCGCGTCCGAGTGCCCGGCCCTGCTGGTGCACGGCACCGACAGCCAGGTGCTCACCTCCGAGCACGCCGCCGACATGACCGCCCGTCGCCCGCGCACCACCCTGGTCGAACTCGCCACCGACCACTTCGTCCAGCTGAAGGACCCGGCCGGACTGGAGAAGGCGGTGCGGGAGTTTCTGGCCGGCCTGTGA
- a CDS encoding response regulator transcription factor — translation MTGHPLPGQQNEAERILIVDDEPAVREALRRSLAFEGYATRDAVDGLDALAAMESYAPDLVVLDVQMPRMDGLTAARRIRAAGSTVPILMLTARDTVGDRVTGLDAGADDYLVKPFELDELFARIRALLRRSSYASASAAAPAEDDVLAFEDLRMNLATREVTRGGRTVELTRTEFTLLEMFLAHPRQVLTREQILKTVWGFDFEPSSNSLDVYVMYLRRKTEAGGEPRLVHTVRGVGYALRGGGGE, via the coding sequence ATGACGGGACACCCCTTGCCGGGACAGCAGAACGAAGCCGAGCGCATCCTCATCGTCGACGACGAGCCCGCCGTGCGGGAGGCCCTGCGCCGCAGCCTCGCCTTCGAGGGGTACGCGACGCGGGACGCCGTCGACGGACTCGACGCGCTCGCCGCGATGGAGTCGTACGCCCCCGATCTCGTCGTCCTCGACGTCCAGATGCCCCGCATGGACGGGCTGACGGCGGCCCGCCGGATCCGGGCCGCCGGCTCGACCGTGCCGATCCTGATGCTCACCGCCCGCGACACGGTCGGCGACCGGGTCACCGGCCTCGACGCCGGAGCCGACGACTACCTGGTGAAGCCCTTCGAGCTGGACGAGCTGTTCGCCCGCATCCGGGCCCTGCTCCGCCGCAGCTCCTACGCCTCGGCGTCCGCCGCCGCCCCCGCCGAGGACGACGTCCTGGCCTTCGAGGACCTGCGGATGAACCTGGCCACGCGCGAGGTGACCCGGGGCGGCCGGACCGTGGAGCTGACGCGGACCGAGTTCACGCTCCTGGAGATGTTCCTCGCGCACCCGCGCCAGGTCCTGACCCGGGAGCAGATCCTGAAGACCGTGTGGGGCTTCGACTTCGAGCCCAGTTCCAACTCGCTGGACGTGTACGTGATGTATCTGCGGCGCAAGACCGAGGCCGGCGGCGAGCCGCGCCTCGTCCACACCGTACGGGGCGTGGGCTACGCGCTGCGCGGAGGAGGCGGGGAGTGA
- a CDS encoding response regulator transcription factor yields the protein MSSLLLLTNALQPSTEVLPALGLLLHNVRVAPAEGPALVDTPGADVILVDGRRDLPQVRSLCQLLRSTGPGCPLILVVTEGGLAAVTADWGIDDVLLDTAGPAEVEARLRLAMGRQQIVSDDSPMEIRNGDLSVDEATYSAKLKGRVLDLTFKEFELLKYLAQHPGRVFTRAQLLQEVWGYDYFGGTRTVDVHVRRLRAKLGPEHESLIGTVRNVGYRFVTPEKVERAAEEARAKEGARAGGRVKDATEDVTLAEDRNVADATVRPAGR from the coding sequence ATGAGTTCACTGCTGCTCCTGACCAACGCCCTCCAGCCGTCGACCGAGGTGCTCCCCGCCCTCGGCCTGCTGCTGCACAACGTCCGGGTCGCCCCGGCCGAGGGCCCCGCCCTCGTGGACACCCCCGGCGCGGACGTGATCCTCGTCGACGGCAGGCGCGACCTCCCGCAGGTGCGCTCGCTCTGCCAGCTGCTGCGCTCCACCGGGCCCGGCTGTCCGCTGATCCTGGTCGTCACGGAGGGCGGCCTCGCGGCCGTCACCGCCGACTGGGGCATCGACGACGTCCTCCTCGACACGGCGGGCCCCGCCGAGGTCGAGGCGCGGCTCCGGCTCGCGATGGGCCGCCAGCAGATCGTCTCCGACGACTCCCCGATGGAGATCCGCAACGGCGACCTGTCGGTCGACGAGGCGACGTACAGCGCGAAGCTCAAGGGCCGGGTCCTGGACCTGACCTTCAAGGAGTTCGAGCTGCTGAAGTACCTGGCCCAGCATCCGGGCCGGGTCTTCACGCGCGCCCAGCTCCTCCAGGAGGTGTGGGGGTACGACTACTTCGGCGGCACCCGTACGGTCGACGTCCACGTGCGGCGGCTGCGGGCCAAGCTCGGCCCCGAGCACGAGTCGCTCATCGGCACCGTCCGGAACGTCGGCTACCGCTTCGTCACGCCCGAGAAGGTGGAGAGGGCGGCGGAGGAGGCCCGCGCCAAGGAGGGGGCCCGCGCGGGCGGTCGCGTCAAGGACGCCACGGAGGACGTCACCCTTGCGGAGGACAGGAACGTGGCGGATGCCACAGTGCGGCCTGCCGGTAGGTAG
- a CDS encoding phosphatidylinositol-specific phospholipase C → MERRRLLMGALGAGAALFVGAPSAFAVDTRAWMGAHGDGADLRRLTIPGTHDSGARYGGPWSECQNTTIAQQLDSGVRFLDVRCRVTGGSFAIHHGASYQNMMFGDVLVACRDFLAAHPSETVLMRVKQEYSEESDATFRAVFDDYLDRRGWRSLFRIGDTLPLLGEARGRVVLLADNGGLPGLRWADPAVFAVQDDWNALPDAKYPKIQAQFRAAVAQPGRLYVNFVSTSAYLPPRWNSDRLNPWVHGFLDGSELAGRVGLGIVPLDFPNTRTGLVEALLRHN, encoded by the coding sequence ATGGAGCGACGACGCTTACTCATGGGGGCCCTGGGGGCCGGAGCCGCACTGTTCGTCGGGGCGCCCAGCGCCTTCGCCGTGGACACGCGCGCGTGGATGGGGGCGCACGGGGACGGCGCCGATCTGCGACGGCTCACCATCCCCGGCACGCACGACTCCGGAGCCCGGTACGGCGGCCCCTGGAGCGAGTGCCAGAACACCACCATCGCCCAGCAGCTGGACAGCGGCGTCCGGTTCCTGGACGTGCGGTGCCGGGTGACCGGAGGGTCCTTCGCCATCCACCACGGCGCCTCCTACCAGAACATGATGTTCGGCGACGTCCTCGTCGCCTGCCGGGACTTCCTCGCCGCGCACCCCTCCGAGACCGTCCTCATGCGGGTCAAGCAGGAGTACTCCGAGGAGTCCGACGCCACCTTCCGCGCCGTCTTCGACGACTACCTCGACCGACGCGGATGGCGCTCCCTCTTCCGGATCGGGGACACCCTGCCCCTCCTCGGCGAGGCGCGCGGCCGGGTGGTGCTCCTCGCCGACAACGGCGGGCTCCCCGGCCTGAGATGGGCCGACCCGGCCGTCTTCGCCGTCCAGGACGACTGGAACGCCCTGCCCGACGCCAAGTACCCCAAGATCCAGGCCCAGTTCCGCGCCGCCGTCGCCCAGCCAGGCCGGCTCTACGTGAACTTCGTCAGCACCTCCGCCTACCTGCCGCCCCGCTGGAACTCCGACCGGCTCAACCCGTGGGTCCACGGCTTCCTGGACGGCTCCGAACTGGCCGGCCGCGTCGGCCTCGGGATCGTGCCCCTGGACTTCCCCAACACCCGGACGGGGCTGGTGGAGGCGCTGCTCCGGCACAACTAG
- a CDS encoding LacI family DNA-binding transcriptional regulator, with product MAKVTRDDVARLAGTSTAVVSYVINNGPRPVAPATRERVLAAIKELGYRPDRVAQAMASRRTDLIGMIVPDARQPFFGEMAHAVEQAAAERGKMVLVGNSDYRTEREVHYLRAFLGMRVSGLILVSQGMSEQAASEIEAWDARVVLLHERPEAIDDVAVVTDDIGGAQLATRHLLEHGHPYVACLGGVPNTPAVGDPVADHVEGWRRAMLEAGRSTEGRLFEAPYNRYDAYQVALKLLAGPDRPPAIFCSTDDQAFGVLRAARELRIEVPTELAVAGFDDVKEAALTDPPLTTISSDRPAMARAAVDLVLDDSVRVSGSRRERVKLFPSALIVRRSCGCHG from the coding sequence GTGGCCAAGGTGACGCGGGATGACGTAGCTCGACTGGCAGGTACTTCTACCGCGGTCGTGAGCTACGTCATCAACAACGGACCAAGGCCGGTCGCCCCGGCCACGCGCGAGCGTGTCCTCGCCGCGATCAAGGAGCTGGGCTACCGGCCCGACCGGGTGGCCCAGGCGATGGCCTCGCGCCGCACCGACCTCATAGGCATGATCGTCCCCGACGCGCGGCAGCCGTTCTTCGGCGAGATGGCGCACGCGGTCGAGCAGGCCGCCGCCGAGCGCGGGAAGATGGTCCTCGTCGGCAACTCCGACTACCGGACCGAGCGCGAGGTCCACTATCTGCGTGCTTTCCTCGGGATGCGGGTCTCCGGACTGATCCTGGTCAGCCAGGGCATGAGCGAGCAGGCCGCGAGCGAGATCGAGGCCTGGGACGCGCGCGTGGTGCTGCTGCACGAGCGGCCCGAGGCGATCGACGACGTGGCCGTCGTGACCGACGACATCGGCGGCGCCCAGCTCGCCACCCGGCACCTCCTGGAGCACGGCCACCCGTACGTGGCGTGCCTCGGCGGCGTCCCGAACACCCCGGCCGTCGGCGACCCGGTCGCCGACCACGTCGAGGGCTGGCGGCGCGCCATGCTGGAGGCGGGCCGCTCGACCGAGGGCCGGCTCTTCGAGGCCCCGTACAACCGGTACGACGCCTATCAGGTCGCCCTGAAGCTGCTCGCCGGGCCCGACAGGCCGCCGGCCATCTTCTGCTCCACCGACGACCAGGCCTTCGGCGTCCTGCGGGCCGCCCGTGAGCTGCGCATCGAGGTGCCGACGGAGCTGGCGGTCGCGGGCTTCGACGACGTGAAGGAGGCGGCGCTCACCGATCCGCCGCTGACCACGATCTCCTCGGACCGCCCGGCGATGGCCCGGGCGGCCGTGGACCTGGTCCTCGACGACTCGGTCCGCGTGTCGGGCTCGCGCCGGGAGCGCGTGAAGCTCTTCCCGTCGGCCCTGATCGTCCGCCGCTCCTGCGGCTGCCACGGGTAG
- a CDS encoding vanadium-dependent haloperoxidase: MGDRVLYWNDALLDAYVATGGSPGPLARSGAMMHLAMYDAANASRCHSSGGFKPENCIGALYTPGISVKAGVAPNVDAALDHAAYNVLKSTFPALDFTPYLTAARTGEPVDATTTEGKSVGEKAAAAMIARRTGDGSQDTTPYTPSTAPGQWRPTGSGPAADPNWGKVKKFVDYGDYPWTHTKTTAADLRPQPPAGIATMPELLKSPAYTAQFKEVAELGAANSTTRTPEQTQIAWFWANDLNGTYKPPGQLFTHTRIVSTQRGLDQIANVQLFALIAGAMADAGISAWDQKYQTAIDLWRPESAVKLADSDGNPDTVQNSSWQPLSADAAGNHFSPPFPAYVSGHATFAGAWAESMKQFFGTDNISFTGTTEDPHAVGVTRTFANFSAAATENARSRVYLGVHYQWDGDLGVATGRKAAGQILNNSYGPTSPSDKTPVYGGASVATVGKQWLIKPMGATSVGNFYDGAHASWYYCDDYGAENVYNQLIWNSYGCANGYDGSTHLYYTPR, translated from the coding sequence GTGGGCGACCGGGTCCTCTACTGGAACGACGCGCTGCTCGACGCCTACGTCGCCACGGGTGGCTCCCCCGGACCCCTGGCACGGTCCGGGGCCATGATGCACCTGGCCATGTACGACGCCGCGAACGCCAGCCGCTGTCACAGCAGCGGCGGCTTCAAGCCGGAGAACTGCATCGGGGCGCTCTACACCCCCGGCATCAGCGTGAAGGCCGGCGTCGCCCCCAACGTCGACGCGGCCCTGGACCACGCCGCCTACAACGTCCTCAAGTCCACCTTCCCCGCGCTGGACTTCACCCCGTACCTCACGGCGGCCCGTACGGGCGAGCCGGTCGACGCCACCACCACCGAGGGCAAGAGCGTCGGCGAGAAGGCCGCCGCGGCGATGATCGCCCGCCGTACCGGCGACGGATCGCAGGACACCACGCCGTACACCCCGAGCACCGCCCCCGGCCAGTGGCGGCCGACGGGCTCCGGTCCTGCGGCGGATCCGAACTGGGGCAAGGTCAAGAAGTTCGTCGACTACGGCGACTACCCGTGGACGCACACCAAGACCACGGCGGCCGACCTGCGTCCGCAGCCGCCCGCCGGGATCGCGACGATGCCCGAGCTGCTGAAGAGCCCGGCCTACACGGCCCAGTTCAAGGAGGTCGCCGAGCTCGGCGCGGCCAACAGCACGACGCGGACCCCGGAGCAGACGCAGATCGCCTGGTTCTGGGCCAACGACCTGAACGGCACCTACAAGCCGCCGGGTCAGCTCTTCACCCACACCCGGATCGTCTCCACGCAGCGCGGACTCGACCAGATCGCCAACGTCCAGCTCTTCGCGCTGATCGCGGGCGCGATGGCGGACGCGGGGATCTCCGCCTGGGACCAGAAGTACCAGACCGCCATCGACCTGTGGCGGCCCGAGAGCGCCGTCAAGCTGGCCGATTCGGACGGCAACCCGGACACCGTGCAGAACAGCTCCTGGCAGCCGCTCTCGGCCGACGCGGCCGGGAACCACTTCAGCCCTCCGTTCCCCGCGTACGTCTCCGGGCACGCGACCTTCGCCGGGGCGTGGGCCGAGTCGATGAAGCAGTTCTTCGGTACGGACAACATCTCCTTCACCGGCACCACCGAGGACCCGCACGCGGTCGGGGTCACCCGCACCTTCGCCAACTTCAGTGCGGCGGCCACCGAGAACGCCCGGAGCCGGGTCTACCTCGGGGTGCACTACCAGTGGGACGGCGACCTCGGCGTCGCCACGGGCCGGAAGGCCGCCGGGCAGATCCTCAACAACTCGTACGGCCCGACGAGCCCCAGCGACAAGACGCCCGTGTACGGCGGCGCCAGCGTCGCCACGGTGGGCAAGCAGTGGCTGATCAAGCCCATGGGTGCCACGTCCGTCGGGAACTTCTACGACGGAGCCCACGCCTCCTGGTACTACTGCGACGACTACGGGGCGGAGAACGTCTACAACCAGCTCATCTGGAACTCCTACGGATGCGCGAACGGCTACGACGGCTCCACGCACCTCTACTACACCCCGCGCTAG
- a CDS encoding S1C family serine protease, which yields MTDFQEQQPYHPPQPPRPPYEPTRPMQAPYESSGPAQGPYEPTRPITTEPGTTIWPSGGHVPPPVDPPLVAAVPAPVPSPRRRAKRGVGLMAAVAIAAAAVGGGTATLVQQLTSDTSVSASAPVVSGTNVSTGTKGTVAGVAEAVSPSIVEISATSDSGKSTGSGVIITSDGEIVTNNHVVSGASSVTVQLSDGKTYAAEVVGTDPDKDLALIKLKGASGLKAATLGDSSKIRVGDEVVAIGSPEGLTGTVTSGIVSALDRDVTVAKDDGGQDQQQGQQQWDPRQGWPFEFGGQQFNGDTGSSKTTYKAIQTDASLNPGNSGGALINMNGEIVGINSAMYSPSSSSGSTAGSVGLGFAIPIDTVKADLDGLRSGSDN from the coding sequence ATGACGGACTTCCAGGAGCAGCAGCCGTACCACCCGCCGCAGCCGCCGAGGCCGCCGTACGAGCCGACGCGGCCGATGCAGGCGCCGTACGAGTCCTCGGGGCCGGCGCAGGGGCCGTACGAGCCGACGCGGCCGATCACCACCGAGCCGGGCACGACCATCTGGCCCTCGGGCGGTCACGTGCCGCCGCCGGTGGACCCGCCCCTCGTCGCCGCCGTCCCCGCTCCGGTCCCCTCGCCCCGCCGCCGCGCCAAGCGGGGGGTCGGGCTCATGGCGGCCGTGGCCATCGCGGCCGCGGCGGTCGGCGGCGGCACGGCGACGCTGGTGCAGCAGCTCACCTCCGACACCTCGGTGAGCGCGTCGGCCCCCGTCGTGAGCGGCACCAACGTCTCCACCGGCACCAAGGGCACGGTCGCCGGGGTCGCCGAGGCCGTCTCCCCCTCCATCGTGGAGATCTCCGCGACCTCCGACTCCGGCAAGTCCACCGGCTCGGGCGTGATCATCACCTCCGACGGCGAGATCGTCACCAACAACCACGTGGTCTCCGGCGCCTCCTCGGTCACCGTGCAGCTCAGCGACGGCAAGACCTACGCGGCCGAGGTCGTCGGCACGGACCCCGACAAGGACCTCGCCCTGATCAAGCTCAAGGGCGCCTCGGGGCTCAAGGCCGCCACGCTCGGCGACTCCTCGAAGATCAGGGTCGGCGACGAGGTCGTCGCGATCGGCTCCCCCGAGGGCCTGACCGGCACCGTCACCAGCGGCATCGTCTCCGCGCTCGACCGGGACGTGACCGTCGCCAAGGACGACGGCGGCCAGGACCAGCAGCAGGGGCAGCAGCAGTGGGACCCGCGGCAGGGCTGGCCGTTCGAGTTCGGCGGGCAGCAGTTCAACGGCGACACCGGCTCGTCGAAGACCACGTACAAGGCGATCCAGACCGACGCCTCGCTCAATCCGGGGAATTCCGGCGGCGCGTTGATCAATATGAACGGCGAGATCGTCGGGATCAATTCGGCCATGTATTCGCCCAGTTCTTCGAGCGGCTCCACCGCCGGAAGCGTCGGCCTCGGATTCGCGATCCCGATCGACACGGTGAAGGCCGACCTGGACGGCCTCCGCTCGGGCAGCGACAACTGA
- a CDS encoding MoaD/ThiS family protein has protein sequence MAAGTIRYWAAAKAAAGVAEEPYTAETLAEALDAVRAQHPGELVQVLKRCSFLVDGDPVGTRSHETVRLAEGGTVEVLPPFAGG, from the coding sequence ATGGCAGCGGGAACCATCCGCTACTGGGCCGCGGCCAAGGCCGCCGCCGGTGTCGCCGAGGAGCCGTACACCGCCGAGACCCTGGCCGAGGCACTCGACGCGGTCCGCGCACAGCACCCGGGCGAGCTCGTCCAGGTCCTCAAGCGGTGCTCGTTCCTGGTCGACGGCGACCCCGTCGGGACCCGGAGCCATGAGACGGTACGGCTTGCCGAGGGCGGCACGGTCGAGGTGCTCCCCCCGTTCGCAGGAGGGTGA